In one Gimesia sp. genomic region, the following are encoded:
- a CDS encoding Ig-like domain-containing protein has translation MYQETKLTLQAAQPRRVLTLLFLTVPLVCLGCSRGGDDIKLAPVSGVVTMDGKPLTNAVVIFSPQKGNPSSGRTDSSGNYTLTYRDHLKGAVPGPHSITIITAPPESPRQAEDSGVAEVIPVDTFASSDQGVPKLKLPKDTFKKDPIPERYNSKSELKKEVVEGKNKFDFELQSK, from the coding sequence ATGTACCAGGAAACAAAACTGACGCTTCAGGCCGCACAGCCGAGGCGCGTTCTCACACTGTTATTCTTGACCGTCCCCCTGGTCTGCCTGGGATGCTCCCGGGGTGGGGATGACATCAAACTGGCCCCGGTCTCCGGGGTCGTGACGATGGACGGAAAACCGCTGACCAACGCCGTCGTGATTTTTTCACCGCAAAAGGGGAATCCCTCGTCAGGTCGTACTGACAGCTCCGGGAATTACACGCTGACTTACCGTGACCACCTGAAGGGCGCCGTTCCAGGCCCTCACAGCATCACCATCATCACCGCTCCACCGGAAAGCCCCCGCCAGGCGGAAGACTCCGGGGTTGCGGAAGTGATTCCCGTTGACACCTTTGCCAGCTCCGACCAGGGGGTGCCCAAGCTGAAACTTCCCAAGGACACTTTCAAGAAAGATCCGATTCCAGAACGGTATAACAGTAAATCCGAACTGAAAAAAGAGGTCGTCGAAGGCAAAAACAAGTTCGATTTTGAGCTGCAGTCCAAGTAG
- a CDS encoding DUF1559 domain-containing protein, translating into MRLLNVKRGFTLIELLVVIAIIAILIALLLPAVQQAREAARRSSCKNNLKQIGLALHNYHETHHTFPQMQVESVRTIAGDIPTESYLGWSVMLLPFMDQTNLYNQLNMNAPWRTVAGVVLQPTVINTVIPTLNCPSDPMDGVNTNINSWGKSNYPALYSPSRYLTASTTQGYTGAFNNHAVTRMRDLTDGSSNVIMIGERTTEDRGSGAIWIGSSPLNSATAGNYGDWPYHTALVRNWQGSSTAPIPSTIYLINGINQTDGLKYAWSLSSSHTGGCHFLLGDGRVRFISENVDAETLIYLAAINDHNVIGDF; encoded by the coding sequence ATGAGACTGCTTAACGTCAAACGTGGCTTCACCCTGATCGAACTGCTGGTCGTGATTGCCATCATCGCCATTTTGATCGCCCTGCTCTTACCGGCAGTCCAGCAGGCACGCGAAGCGGCACGGCGCAGTTCCTGCAAAAACAATCTGAAGCAGATTGGCCTGGCGCTGCACAACTACCATGAAACCCATCACACCTTCCCGCAGATGCAGGTGGAAAGCGTCCGTACCATCGCCGGCGATATTCCTACAGAAAGCTACCTGGGCTGGAGCGTAATGCTGCTGCCCTTCATGGATCAGACCAACCTTTACAACCAGCTTAACATGAACGCTCCCTGGCGCACCGTAGCCGGTGTCGTTCTGCAGCCGACCGTGATCAATACCGTGATCCCCACATTGAACTGCCCCTCCGATCCCATGGATGGCGTCAACACCAACATCAATTCATGGGGAAAATCGAACTACCCGGCTCTGTACTCCCCTTCCCGGTACCTGACCGCGTCAACCACGCAGGGTTACACGGGAGCGTTTAACAACCACGCCGTCACCCGCATGCGGGACCTGACCGACGGTTCCAGCAACGTGATCATGATTGGAGAACGTACTACCGAAGACCGTGGTTCGGGAGCCATCTGGATCGGTTCTTCTCCGCTCAACAGCGCGACAGCCGGTAACTATGGCGACTGGCCTTACCACACGGCTCTGGTCCGCAACTGGCAGGGATCTTCGACTGCACCGATTCCTTCGACCATCTACCTGATCAACGGAATCAACCAGACGGACGGCCTCAAATACGCATGGAGCTTAAGCAGCTCGCACACAGGTGGCTGCCACTTCCTGCTGGGCGACGGTCGGGTGAGATTCATCAGCGAAAACGTTGATGCCGAGACGCTGATCTACCTGGCTGCCATCAACGACCACAACGTGATCGGTGATTTTTAA
- a CDS encoding GNAT family N-acetyltransferase: MEPLDLKQFEWKIKVRQLTMDDFDELVEMEKQCFPGMQTWGREHIESQLKTFPEGQLCVEIDGRLAASSSSLILDYDPALEWHNWKAVADDGYIRNHNPKGDTLYGIEIMVHPEFRGMKLSRRLYDARKELCRTKNLSRIIIAGRIPGYHHYAKTLSAREYIEKVVDKAIYDQVLTAQLANGFSVEGLIPNYLPSDTESCGYATYLDWTNLDYVPGAKRKFHSTVEQIRICVVQYQMRSVKGFDEFAQQCEFFLDTASDYKCDFILFPELFTTQLLSCVEPTRPGQAARRLAEFTPQYLDFFTEMAVKYNVNVIGGSQFVVEHGTLYNTSYLFGRDGSIGKQYKIHITPSERKWWGVSPGDRVEVFDTDCGRIAIQICYDIEFPELTRIAAQKGAQIVFVPFNTDTRHGYLRVRHCAQARCVENHLYVAISGCTGNLPFVENADIHYAQSGIFTPADVEFARDAVAAECNPNVETVIIHDLDFEQLRRHRESGSVQNWNDRRTELYRVVYQEDGNSFEV, translated from the coding sequence ATGGAACCCCTGGATCTGAAGCAGTTTGAATGGAAAATCAAAGTTCGCCAGTTGACGATGGACGACTTCGACGAACTGGTGGAAATGGAAAAACAGTGTTTTCCCGGCATGCAGACCTGGGGACGTGAGCACATCGAGAGCCAGCTCAAGACCTTCCCCGAGGGACAGCTCTGCGTCGAGATCGACGGGCGGCTGGCCGCTTCTTCGTCGAGCCTGATCCTCGACTATGATCCCGCGCTGGAATGGCACAACTGGAAAGCCGTCGCCGATGACGGCTATATCCGCAATCACAATCCCAAGGGGGATACGCTCTACGGGATCGAAATCATGGTCCATCCCGAATTCCGGGGGATGAAGCTTTCCCGTCGCCTCTACGATGCCCGTAAGGAACTCTGCCGGACTAAGAATTTGTCCCGTATCATTATCGCCGGTCGCATTCCCGGCTATCACCACTATGCCAAAACCCTCTCGGCACGCGAATACATCGAAAAGGTGGTCGATAAGGCGATTTACGATCAGGTTCTCACCGCACAGCTGGCCAACGGCTTCTCCGTGGAAGGGCTGATTCCCAATTACCTGCCCTCCGATACCGAATCCTGCGGCTATGCGACCTACCTCGACTGGACCAACCTCGATTACGTCCCCGGTGCCAAACGCAAGTTTCACAGCACGGTGGAACAGATCCGCATCTGCGTCGTCCAGTACCAGATGCGTTCCGTCAAAGGCTTCGATGAGTTCGCCCAGCAGTGCGAGTTCTTTCTCGATACCGCCTCCGATTATAAATGCGACTTCATCCTCTTTCCGGAACTGTTTACTACGCAGCTCCTCTCCTGTGTGGAACCGACGCGGCCCGGGCAGGCCGCCCGTCGGCTGGCGGAATTCACACCCCAGTATCTCGATTTCTTCACCGAGATGGCGGTCAAGTACAACGTCAACGTCATCGGCGGTTCGCAGTTCGTGGTCGAGCACGGCACGCTGTATAACACCTCGTATCTGTTCGGCAGAGACGGTTCGATCGGCAAGCAGTACAAAATTCACATCACCCCCAGCGAACGTAAATGGTGGGGCGTGAGCCCCGGCGACCGCGTCGAAGTCTTCGACACCGACTGTGGCAGGATCGCCATTCAGATCTGCTACGACATCGAGTTCCCGGAACTGACCCGCATCGCGGCTCAGAAAGGGGCGCAGATCGTCTTCGTTCCCTTTAACACCGATACCCGCCACGGCTATCTCCGTGTCAGACATTGTGCCCAGGCACGCTGCGTGGAAAATCATCTGTATGTCGCCATCTCCGGTTGCACGGGCAACCTGCCTTTCGTGGAGAATGCAGACATTCATTACGCCCAGTCCGGGATCTTTACCCCCGCGGATGTCGAGTTCGCTCGCGACGCCGTCGCCGCGGAATGTAATCCGAATGTCGAAACCGTGATTATCCACGATCTCGACTTCGAACAGCTCAGACGTCACCGTGAGTCGGGCAGTGTCCAGAACTGGAACGACCGCCGCACGGAACTTTATCGGGTGGTATATCAGGAAGATGGCAACTCCTTTGAAGTCTAG
- the corA gene encoding magnesium/cobalt transporter CorA, producing MLESYSGISKKAGMPPGSLVHVGDFDEEDTRISVVDYSPGDLEEPVVETVEDLLKFRDKKSITWVLLEGLKNVEVTELIGRHFDIHPLVLEDILNTHQRPKFEEYDDYLYIVLKGLTVADESVADESVAPDKFEVNYEQISILVLNDFVFTFKEQKDELFLPLIQRIRNQTGKIRSLGTDYLTYAIIDSIVDQNFVLLDTMDERIDAIEEELLDDPDSCTLTSIQHLKRELIDIRRATSPQRELVAAILRSDHVLFSEKVDIYFRDVYDHVLRINESVDSYRDMLAGLLDIYVSSISNKMNEVMKLLTVFASIFIPLTFIAGIYGMNFEYMPELKWKWAYPTLWVFFVTIPIVLLIYFKKKKWL from the coding sequence ATGCTGGAATCTTATAGTGGAATCTCCAAAAAAGCGGGGATGCCCCCGGGATCGCTGGTCCATGTGGGAGACTTTGATGAAGAAGACACCCGGATCTCGGTCGTTGACTACTCGCCCGGCGATCTGGAAGAGCCGGTGGTCGAAACCGTCGAGGATCTGCTCAAGTTCCGGGACAAAAAATCGATCACCTGGGTTCTTCTGGAAGGACTTAAGAATGTAGAAGTCACCGAACTCATCGGCAGGCACTTCGACATTCATCCGCTGGTCCTGGAAGACATCCTCAACACGCATCAGCGTCCCAAGTTCGAGGAATACGATGATTATCTCTACATTGTCCTCAAAGGGCTGACCGTTGCAGATGAGTCCGTCGCTGACGAGTCCGTTGCCCCCGATAAGTTCGAAGTCAACTACGAACAGATCAGCATTCTGGTCCTGAATGACTTCGTCTTCACTTTCAAGGAACAGAAAGACGAACTGTTCCTGCCCCTGATTCAGCGTATCCGCAACCAGACCGGCAAAATCCGGTCCCTGGGGACCGACTATCTCACTTATGCCATTATCGATTCCATCGTCGACCAGAACTTCGTCCTGCTCGATACCATGGACGAACGCATCGATGCCATCGAAGAGGAACTGCTCGACGACCCTGATTCCTGCACACTGACGTCCATCCAGCATCTCAAGCGGGAACTGATCGACATCCGCCGGGCAACCTCGCCGCAGCGCGAACTGGTCGCCGCGATTCTCCGCTCGGACCATGTTTTGTTCAGCGAGAAGGTCGACATCTATTTCCGCGACGTTTACGATCACGTGCTCCGCATCAATGAATCGGTCGATTCCTACCGCGACATGCTGGCCGGGCTGCTGGATATTTATGTCTCCAGTATCAGTAACAAAATGAACGAAGTGATGAAACTTCTGACGGTCTTCGCCTCGATTTTCATCCCGTTGACCTTCATCGCCGGTATCTACGGCATGAACTTTGAATACATGCCCGAGCTGAAATGGAAATGGGCCTACCCCACGTTGTGGGTCTTCTTCGTGACCATCCCCATCGTGTTGTTGATTTATTTCAAAAAGAAAAAGTGGTTGTGA